In Lentibacillus amyloliquefaciens, one DNA window encodes the following:
- the ruvB gene encoding Holliday junction branch migration DNA helicase RuvB: MEERMVTGELQNEDSTVELSLRPTNLKQYIGQPKIKENLSIFIQAAKMREEALDHVLLYGPPGLGKTTLAAIIANEMGVQFRSTSGPAIERSGDLAAILSSLEPGDVLFIDEVHRLPKSVEEILYPAMEDFFIDIVIGDGPSARSVRIDLPPFTLVGATTRAGLLSAPLRDRFGVLSRLEFYDAKELCDIVERTTEIFKTSITHEAAGEVARRSRGTPRIANRLLKRIRDISQVKGEKEISLQTTDRALEMLQVDDAGLDHIDHKLLKSIIDGFQGGPVGLDTIAATVGEEAQTIEDVYEPYLLQIGFIQRTPRGRVITQKAYQHLGIRKEDG, translated from the coding sequence ATGGAAGAGCGTATGGTAACAGGTGAATTACAAAATGAAGATTCCACTGTTGAGCTCAGTCTCCGGCCCACAAACTTGAAACAATATATAGGCCAGCCAAAGATAAAAGAGAATTTAAGTATTTTTATCCAGGCAGCCAAAATGCGTGAAGAAGCACTGGACCATGTATTGTTATACGGGCCGCCTGGTCTTGGTAAAACGACGCTGGCTGCAATTATTGCCAACGAAATGGGTGTGCAATTCCGCTCCACTTCCGGTCCGGCGATTGAACGGTCCGGTGATTTGGCAGCCATTCTGTCGTCACTTGAGCCTGGTGATGTATTGTTCATTGATGAGGTTCATCGTTTGCCAAAATCTGTGGAAGAAATATTATATCCGGCAATGGAAGATTTTTTCATCGATATTGTCATTGGTGATGGACCGAGCGCAAGATCCGTCCGCATCGATTTGCCGCCATTCACCCTGGTTGGAGCCACTACCAGAGCGGGATTATTGTCTGCGCCATTGCGTGATCGTTTTGGTGTACTGAGCCGCCTGGAATTTTACGATGCAAAAGAATTGTGTGATATTGTTGAGCGGACGACCGAAATATTTAAGACATCGATTACCCATGAGGCAGCTGGTGAGGTTGCCCGCCGATCGAGAGGAACACCTCGTATTGCCAACAGGCTGCTAAAACGGATTCGTGATATTTCACAAGTAAAAGGTGAAAAAGAAATCAGTCTGCAAACAACAGATCGTGCACTTGAGATGCTTCAGGTTGATGATGCCGGATTGGACCATATTGATCACAAACTGTTGAAGAGCATTATCGATGGTTTTCAAGGCGGACCGGTTGGATTGGATACGATTGCAGCAACAGTCGGGGAAGAAGCCCAGACGATAGAAGATGTATATGAACCATATTTACTGCAAATCGGTTTTATCCAGCGTACCCCACGCGGGCGTGTCATCACACAGAAGGCATACCAGCATTTAGGAATCAGGAAAGAAGACGGCTGA
- the tgt gene encoding tRNA guanosine(34) transglycosylase Tgt, with the protein MTAITYEHIKTCQQTGARLGKVHTPHGSFDTPAFMPVGTLATVKTMSPEELQEMNANIILSNTYHLWLRPGEDIIEEAGGLHRFMNWDGAILTDSGGFQVFSLSDMRDIKEEGVHFRNHLSGEKLFLSPEKAMSIQNSLGSDIMMAFDECPPYPASHDYMKASVERTSRWAERCLKAHERPSEQGLFGIVQGGEYDDLRKQSAKDLVSLDFPGYAIGGLSVGEPKDIMNRMLEFTTPILPADKPRYLMGVGSPDSLVDGAIRGIDMFDCVLPTRIARNGTCMTSGGRLVVRNAKYARDFSPIDENCDCHVCKNYTRAYIRHLVKCNETFGFRLTTYHNLYFLIELMKQVRTAISEDRLGDFKEAFFEQYGFNQENAKNF; encoded by the coding sequence ATGACAGCAATAACGTATGAACACATTAAAACATGCCAACAGACCGGTGCCCGTCTCGGGAAAGTCCATACCCCGCACGGTTCATTTGACACACCGGCATTTATGCCTGTGGGAACACTGGCTACAGTGAAGACGATGAGCCCGGAAGAATTACAAGAAATGAATGCAAATATTATTTTGTCCAACACATATCACTTGTGGCTGCGGCCGGGTGAAGATATTATAGAAGAAGCGGGTGGTCTTCATCGGTTTATGAACTGGGACGGGGCAATTTTGACTGATTCGGGAGGTTTTCAGGTCTTCAGCTTAAGTGATATGCGGGACATAAAAGAAGAAGGCGTTCATTTTCGGAATCATCTGAGCGGTGAAAAGCTGTTTCTTTCGCCGGAAAAGGCAATGAGCATCCAAAATTCGCTTGGGTCAGACATCATGATGGCGTTTGATGAATGTCCGCCATACCCTGCGTCACACGATTACATGAAAGCTTCGGTTGAACGAACGTCCCGCTGGGCTGAGCGCTGCCTGAAAGCGCATGAACGGCCATCTGAACAAGGCTTATTCGGTATTGTTCAGGGTGGTGAGTATGATGATTTGAGAAAGCAAAGCGCGAAAGATCTGGTTTCATTGGATTTTCCGGGGTATGCAATCGGCGGTCTGTCTGTCGGGGAACCGAAAGACATCATGAATCGGATGTTAGAGTTTACAACACCGATCTTACCAGCGGATAAACCACGTTATCTGATGGGGGTGGGGTCACCTGATTCCTTGGTTGATGGCGCTATTCGGGGCATCGATATGTTTGACTGTGTTTTGCCGACACGGATTGCACGCAATGGGACATGTATGACGTCGGGTGGCCGTCTGGTCGTAAGGAATGCCAAGTATGCCCGTGATTTCAGTCCAATCGACGAAAATTGTGACTGTCATGTCTGCAAGAATTATACGCGTGCCTATATCCGGCATTTAGTCAAATGCAACGAAACATTTGGTTTCAGGCTTACGACTTATCATAACTTGTATTTTTTGATAGAATTGATGAAGCAAGTACGAACTGCTATCAGTGAGGATCGGCTTGGTGATTTTAAAGAAGCATTCTTTGAACAATATGGTTTCAACCAAGAGAATGCCAAGAATTTTTGA
- the yajC gene encoding preprotein translocase subunit YajC, whose protein sequence is MEMLATLLPIILMFVIFYFLLIRPQQKRQKQVKQMQDNMQKGDKVVTIGGFHAEIHAIDENTVILQPGDGPRLTYDRSAIREVKNDDAQ, encoded by the coding sequence ATGGAAATGCTCGCAACATTGTTGCCCATTATTTTAATGTTTGTCATTTTTTACTTCTTGCTTATCCGTCCACAGCAAAAGAGACAAAAGCAAGTCAAACAAATGCAAGATAACATGCAAAAGGGTGATAAAGTGGTTACAATCGGCGGTTTTCATGCTGAAATCCATGCGATTGACGAAAATACAGTTATCCTTCAACCAGGCGACGGACCGAGGTTGACTTATGACCGTTCAGCAATTCGGGAAGTTAAAAATGACGATGCACAATAA
- the spoVB gene encoding stage V sporulation protein B, whose product MAKQSFLKGTLILIAAGMITRLLGFINRLVVARVMGEEGVGLYMMALPTLFLVITLTQLGLPVAISKRVSEAEAKNDKAKIKRILVVSLLLTGVLSVAFTIGMVMAAPFIATTLLTDERTLYPLIAISPIIPIIAVSSVLKGYFQGRQNMKPQSFALVIEQIVRIAFVAIFIKLLIPYGVEFAAAGAMFSVILGELASLAYLIYLFKRKKIVHIRHRFLYYVKSGQDTIKELFSIALPSTGSRLIGNISHFLEPILVAQSLAIAGISSSMATKQYGELTGYVLPLLFLPTFITNSLSIALVPSISEADANQNKGLIHHRIHQSIRISFASGALATIVLTLFASPILQYMYGTDNASHFLVLMAPFFILLYIQSPLQAALQALDLARPAMANSLIGAAVKLTVMFLLASNPDFGINGVAIAMAVGVVLVTLLHLMSLHKKIGFMIAWGDLFKMGLLIFFLLLSGNFLKDMFTNFETNLFIFILMLFILTIIYILLLFALRFITREELSQLPIINKWFD is encoded by the coding sequence TTGGCCAAACAATCATTTCTAAAAGGCACATTAATTCTTATCGCAGCAGGCATGATAACAAGGCTGCTCGGTTTTATAAATCGTTTGGTGGTAGCCAGAGTAATGGGTGAAGAAGGTGTCGGTTTGTATATGATGGCACTTCCTACATTGTTTCTGGTCATTACATTGACACAGCTTGGTCTTCCTGTGGCTATATCCAAACGGGTATCTGAAGCAGAGGCTAAAAATGATAAAGCCAAAATTAAGCGGATTCTTGTTGTCTCCCTGCTTCTCACCGGAGTTTTAAGTGTTGCTTTTACAATTGGCATGGTCATGGCTGCACCTTTTATCGCAACAACTTTGCTGACTGATGAACGGACGCTTTATCCACTGATTGCCATTAGCCCAATTATACCAATCATAGCTGTGTCTTCTGTTCTGAAAGGCTACTTTCAAGGGAGACAGAACATGAAGCCGCAAAGTTTTGCCCTGGTTATTGAACAGATTGTAAGGATTGCTTTTGTCGCTATTTTTATCAAGCTTCTTATCCCGTATGGGGTGGAGTTCGCTGCTGCAGGTGCTATGTTCAGTGTTATTTTGGGTGAGCTGGCTTCACTGGCCTATCTTATTTATTTATTTAAACGTAAAAAAATCGTTCATATCAGGCACCGTTTTTTATATTACGTGAAATCCGGTCAAGATACAATCAAGGAGCTTTTTTCAATCGCACTGCCAAGTACCGGCAGCAGGCTTATCGGCAACATATCACATTTTCTGGAGCCGATCCTTGTTGCCCAGAGTCTTGCCATTGCAGGCATTTCCAGTTCTATGGCAACAAAACAATACGGCGAATTGACCGGTTATGTATTACCGTTGCTGTTTTTGCCTACTTTTATTACAAATTCCTTGTCAATTGCCCTGGTGCCTTCTATATCCGAGGCAGATGCCAATCAAAATAAAGGTCTGATCCATCACAGGATTCATCAATCAATCAGAATATCATTTGCATCAGGCGCATTGGCAACGATTGTTCTGACATTATTTGCCTCACCTATATTACAATATATGTATGGAACAGACAACGCCAGTCATTTTCTAGTGCTGATGGCACCTTTCTTTATTCTGCTTTATATCCAATCACCATTGCAAGCTGCCTTGCAGGCTCTTGATTTAGCGAGACCTGCTATGGCAAACAGCTTAATCGGTGCAGCTGTAAAACTCACTGTTATGTTTTTGCTTGCTTCTAATCCTGACTTTGGGATAAATGGAGTTGCCATTGCTATGGCAGTTGGCGTTGTACTTGTTACGCTGCTTCATCTCATGAGCCTTCACAAGAAAATTGGCTTCATGATCGCCTGGGGTGATTTGTTTAAAATGGGGTTGTTGATCTTCTTTTTGCTGCTGTCGGGAAATTTTTTAAAAGATATGTTCACGAATTTTGAAACCAATCTATTCATTTTCATTCTGATGCTTTTCATTTTGACCATCATTTATATATTACTTCTTTTTGCCTTACGGTTTATTACGCGGGAAGAGTTAAGTCAGCTACCAATAATTAATAAATGGTTCGATTAA
- a CDS encoding TIGR04086 family membrane protein has translation MRKQQFIALLYGWIIVLGLILLMSVILAVLLQFTGMNETTLSWVTLAVGLISLFIGGLIAGIKGKEKGWVIGAITGAGFTLFTFLVQYLGYQQGFSLEQSLHHTGFILAALLGGMIGVNLIKSNKQ, from the coding sequence ATCCGCAAACAACAATTTATCGCCCTGCTGTACGGATGGATCATTGTTTTAGGACTGATACTGCTGATGAGTGTTATACTCGCAGTTCTGCTGCAATTCACGGGAATGAACGAAACAACGTTATCATGGGTGACGTTGGCAGTCGGTTTAATCAGTTTATTTATTGGCGGTCTTATTGCCGGTATAAAAGGAAAAGAAAAAGGATGGGTGATTGGGGCAATTACTGGGGCAGGCTTTACACTTTTTACATTTCTTGTTCAATACCTTGGTTATCAGCAAGGGTTTTCATTGGAGCAGTCGCTTCATCATACGGGATTTATACTGGCAGCCCTTCTTGGCGGAATGATTGGCGTGAATTTAATCAAATCCAATAAGCAATAA
- the pheA gene encoding prephenate dehydratase, which yields MVKIGYLGPRGTFTKLAVDTAFNGVETQSFTTIPECIDAVFNDQMDAGVVPLENAIEGTVQLTVDYLVHQARLPIIAEIVVPIQQHLLVSPDFSGDLSKVTNVYSHSHAIAQCHQFLHLHMPDADMGFTTSTGRAAEIVSNSSEDIAAIGNSLAANEYGLRIHTENIHDYPNNHTRFLVLAKDKNIASINHEAETEKTSLLITLPSDYAGALYQVLAAFAWRKMNLSKIESRPMKTGLGNYFFIVDVNQPFDDVLFPGVKAELEALGCNVTILGTYPVYQMDL from the coding sequence ATGGTAAAGATAGGATATTTAGGACCGCGCGGGACGTTTACTAAACTGGCGGTTGATACAGCTTTTAATGGTGTAGAAACACAGAGTTTTACGACGATTCCGGAATGTATTGATGCGGTTTTCAATGATCAAATGGATGCAGGTGTTGTGCCGCTGGAAAATGCGATTGAGGGGACAGTGCAATTAACGGTTGATTATCTGGTTCACCAGGCAAGACTGCCGATTATTGCGGAGATTGTTGTTCCAATACAGCAGCATTTGCTCGTTTCTCCTGACTTTTCAGGCGATTTGAGCAAGGTGACAAATGTTTATTCACATAGCCATGCTATTGCACAGTGCCATCAATTTTTGCATTTGCATATGCCTGATGCTGATATGGGTTTCACTACCTCTACCGGCAGGGCTGCAGAAATTGTCAGTAACAGCAGTGAAGATATAGCAGCTATCGGCAATAGTTTAGCAGCAAACGAATACGGACTGAGAATTCATACGGAAAACATTCATGATTATCCGAACAATCATACACGATTCCTTGTACTTGCCAAAGATAAAAATATTGCAAGTATCAATCATGAAGCTGAAACAGAAAAGACCAGCCTGCTGATCACACTTCCAAGTGACTATGCCGGGGCACTGTATCAAGTTCTTGCTGCTTTTGCATGGCGAAAAATGAACCTTTCAAAAATTGAGTCCAGGCCGATGAAAACAGGATTAGGGAATTACTTCTTTATCGTTGATGTGAATCAGCCTTTTGACGATGTTCTATTCCCGGGTGTAAAAGCAGAATTAGAAGCACTTGGCTGCAATGTTACAATTCTGGGCACATACCCCGTTTACCAGATGGACTTGTAA
- the ruvA gene encoding Holliday junction branch migration protein RuvA — translation MIAYIKGTLVKIDENAMIVDVNGVGYEIICPDPFVFQSSLYNDVSVSTYHYVREDAQILYGFRNEDEKVLFTNLISVSGIGPKGALSILGSVDAAGLIAAIEQEDDKFLTSLPGIGKKTARQIILDLKGKLSTVVSIPAGASEDLQAGETSEGLQEAQEALKSLGYTEREIKAVLPELRKESTSGTDETVRIALALLMKNK, via the coding sequence ATGATTGCTTATATAAAAGGAACATTGGTTAAAATAGATGAAAACGCCATGATTGTGGATGTAAACGGGGTCGGTTATGAGATTATATGTCCCGATCCATTTGTGTTTCAGTCATCTTTATATAACGACGTTTCGGTCAGTACATATCATTATGTGCGGGAGGATGCACAAATTCTTTATGGTTTTCGGAATGAAGATGAAAAAGTACTATTTACCAATCTGATTTCTGTATCCGGTATCGGGCCCAAAGGAGCATTGTCTATACTGGGAAGTGTTGATGCGGCCGGATTGATAGCAGCCATTGAACAAGAAGATGACAAATTTCTGACAAGCCTTCCCGGCATTGGCAAAAAGACAGCCAGACAAATTATTCTTGATTTAAAAGGCAAATTATCCACGGTGGTATCCATTCCGGCCGGAGCTTCAGAAGACTTGCAAGCCGGTGAAACGTCAGAAGGATTACAAGAAGCACAGGAAGCATTAAAATCGCTTGGCTACACTGAACGTGAAATTAAAGCAGTGCTCCCAGAATTGAGGAAAGAAAGCACGAGCGGCACTGATGAAACGGTCCGTATCGCATTAGCATTGCTTATGAAGAATAAATAA
- a CDS encoding YebC/PmpR family DNA-binding transcriptional regulator codes for MAGHSKWHNIQRRKNAQDAKKGKIFMRHAKNIYTAAKEGGGDLDMNPSLRTAVDKAKADNMPNDNIDRAIKKATGDLDGANYEEITYEGYGPGGIAVIINVLTDNKNRTASEVRHAFKKNDGNLGENGSVTFMFDRKGYIVIENKDGAIDEDEISMEVIEAGADDIVYENGVFEIYTIPESFQNVRDYLRDNDYELEEADVTFFPQTHSTPSEEDEQKMLNLIDMLEDSEDTQDIHHNMEIDG; via the coding sequence ATGGCAGGTCATTCTAAATGGCATAATATACAACGAAGAAAGAATGCTCAGGATGCAAAAAAAGGCAAAATATTTATGCGTCATGCAAAAAATATATATACGGCCGCTAAGGAAGGCGGCGGGGATCTTGATATGAACCCCTCACTTCGGACAGCAGTTGATAAGGCAAAAGCAGATAATATGCCCAATGACAATATTGACCGTGCTATCAAAAAAGCAACCGGTGACCTGGACGGTGCAAATTATGAAGAAATCACCTATGAGGGCTACGGGCCTGGCGGCATTGCTGTTATTATCAATGTTCTGACCGACAATAAAAACAGAACCGCATCAGAGGTCAGGCATGCTTTTAAAAAGAATGACGGAAATCTCGGTGAGAACGGCAGTGTAACATTTATGTTTGACCGTAAAGGCTACATTGTGATCGAGAACAAAGACGGAGCTATTGATGAGGACGAAATCAGCATGGAAGTAATAGAGGCCGGAGCTGATGACATCGTCTATGAAAATGGTGTGTTTGAAATCTACACGATTCCGGAAAGTTTTCAAAATGTACGCGACTATCTGCGTGATAATGACTATGAACTTGAAGAAGCCGATGTGACATTTTTCCCGCAAACACACAGTACCCCTTCTGAGGAAGACGAACAAAAAATGTTAAACCTGATTGATATGCTGGAGGATAGTGAAGATACTCAAGACATCCACCACAACATGGAGATAGACGGTTAG
- a CDS encoding DUF2905 domain-containing protein produces MGKIFITLGIIFVVIGVIWTFIGKLPGDITIKRENFTLHFPIMTSIVVSVILTLIFFILGKFR; encoded by the coding sequence ATGGGGAAAATATTTATCACCCTTGGCATTATTTTTGTTGTAATTGGTGTTATTTGGACGTTTATCGGGAAGTTGCCCGGAGATATTACAATTAAAAGGGAAAATTTCACACTTCATTTTCCGATTATGACATCGATTGTTGTCAGTGTTATTTTAACGCTCATCTTTTTTATCTTAGGAAAATTTCGCTAA
- the queA gene encoding tRNA preQ1(34) S-adenosylmethionine ribosyltransferase-isomerase QueA: MNIDEFDFDLPDDLIAQTPLKNRDASRLLVLHRTEQEIEHKQFTDIKRYLKKGDCLVLNDTRVLPARLYGIKEDTGANVEVLLLHQQGKDLWEVLVKPAKKVKKGTVINFGDGKIRATCTGLKDHGGRILQLAYEGIFYEILNELGQMPLPPYIKEQLSEKERYQTVYASEEGSAAAPTAGLHFTNELLDEIKAMGVSIEFITLHVGLGTFRPVSADKIEEHKMHAEFYHMSGKTAEKLKTVKENGGRIISVGTTSTRTLETIVRDNNGNFAESSGWTDIFIYPPYEFQAIDGLITNFHLPKSTLIMMVSAFANRESIMNAYQEAVNERYRFFSFGDAMLIL; encoded by the coding sequence ATGAACATAGATGAATTTGATTTTGACTTGCCGGACGACCTGATAGCACAGACGCCATTGAAAAACAGGGATGCCTCCCGGCTTCTCGTTCTGCACCGGACTGAACAAGAAATAGAGCATAAACAGTTCACCGATATCAAACGATACTTAAAAAAAGGTGATTGTCTCGTATTGAATGATACCCGTGTGCTGCCTGCAAGGTTGTACGGCATAAAAGAAGACACAGGGGCAAACGTGGAAGTTCTCCTTCTACACCAGCAAGGAAAGGATTTGTGGGAAGTCCTTGTAAAACCGGCTAAAAAGGTAAAAAAAGGAACGGTTATAAATTTCGGCGATGGAAAAATTCGTGCGACGTGCACGGGTCTTAAAGATCATGGCGGCCGTATTTTACAGCTGGCGTATGAGGGCATTTTTTATGAAATATTAAATGAACTGGGCCAGATGCCGCTTCCGCCTTATATTAAAGAACAGCTGTCAGAGAAGGAACGCTATCAGACAGTTTATGCAAGTGAAGAAGGTTCAGCTGCCGCTCCGACTGCAGGTTTGCATTTCACAAATGAACTGCTGGATGAGATAAAGGCGATGGGCGTATCGATTGAATTCATTACGCTTCATGTCGGACTGGGCACCTTCAGGCCGGTTAGTGCAGATAAGATTGAAGAACATAAAATGCATGCTGAGTTTTACCACATGTCGGGGAAAACAGCAGAAAAACTAAAAACCGTTAAAGAAAATGGCGGCCGGATTATTTCAGTCGGTACAACGTCAACACGGACACTGGAGACAATTGTCCGGGATAACAACGGTAATTTTGCCGAATCAAGCGGCTGGACGGATATCTTTATTTATCCGCCTTATGAATTTCAAGCGATTGATGGCCTTATTACTAATTTCCACTTGCCTAAGTCAACGTTAATTATGATGGTGAGTGCGTTTGCCAACAGAGAAAGTATTATGAATGCTTATCAGGAGGCTGTTAATGAGCGGTACCGATTCTTCAGCTTTGGCGACGCGATGTTAATCCTTTGA
- the nadE gene encoding NAD(+) synthase — MQKIVDEIVKWLQERVEEAGLNGLLVGVSGGLDSAVVAHLIQRAFPDNSLGVMLPLNTKLRDMDHANKVIERSGINDVTIDLTEPHEAMYSSISKQLKQGNAFNEESDQLAGANLRARLRMSTLYTLSAHYNYLVVGTDNVSEWYTGYFTKYGDGGVDILPLLEFTKQEVREMGEFLGVHPDILGKKPSADLWEGQTDEDEMGTTYDKIDAYLKGEEIPEEDKKIIEDMHKRTTHKREPLPHFHRS; from the coding sequence GTGCAAAAAATAGTCGATGAAATTGTTAAATGGCTTCAGGAAAGGGTTGAAGAAGCTGGCTTAAATGGATTATTGGTTGGTGTCAGCGGCGGGTTGGATTCAGCTGTTGTCGCCCATCTGATTCAGCGTGCTTTTCCTGACAATTCACTGGGCGTTATGCTGCCGCTTAATACAAAACTACGGGACATGGACCATGCCAACAAAGTCATCGAACGTTCCGGAATCAATGATGTCACAATAGATTTGACCGAACCGCATGAAGCAATGTATTCCAGTATCAGTAAACAATTAAAACAAGGGAATGCTTTTAACGAGGAAAGTGACCAGCTTGCAGGTGCCAATCTTCGGGCGAGATTAAGAATGAGTACATTGTATACGCTCTCTGCCCATTATAATTATTTAGTGGTTGGTACTGATAATGTTTCAGAGTGGTACACCGGTTATTTCACAAAATATGGTGATGGCGGTGTTGATATTTTGCCATTACTGGAATTCACAAAACAGGAAGTAAGAGAAATGGGAGAATTTCTAGGTGTCCATCCTGATATTTTGGGCAAAAAACCAAGCGCAGACCTTTGGGAAGGTCAGACAGATGAAGATGAAATGGGCACCACTTATGATAAAATTGATGCTTATCTGAAAGGTGAAGAAATCCCTGAAGAGGACAAAAAAATTATTGAAGATATGCACAAGCGTACGACTCATAAAAGAGAACCGCTTCCGCATTTTCACCGTTCATAA
- the safA gene encoding SafA/ExsA family spore coat assembly protein, with protein MKIHIVQKGDTLWEIANQYGVDFEKVKQLNPQLSSPDMVMPGMKIKIPATSKPVKKEGEHKTISQKEKQKPDAEKPYKDTSPQPMPVIEEDDVKQPTDIKPQIPMKPKMPSMEHKMHDFPSPPKMPDDFKPEDESLEKQQMMHYQKQPPLPGIQPYHHMPPPMPHMHPVAPMQNDCGCGGPQPMPMPIHQHPIQMPMNQQPMMESMPYTQAPMQQMNQKSMPMHPGDMMKSSEPLEMPPKPMLDPGCNSYNSPGAMHPANMQQGFHYNQMPHHPHQQFSGDHMPKPPGFHENFRKEEDESSNE; from the coding sequence TTGAAGATTCATATTGTCCAAAAAGGTGATACATTATGGGAAATAGCTAATCAGTACGGAGTTGACTTTGAAAAAGTGAAACAGCTGAATCCGCAGTTATCCAGTCCGGATATGGTTATGCCGGGTATGAAAATTAAAATTCCAGCGACATCTAAACCTGTGAAAAAAGAAGGGGAGCATAAGACAATATCTCAAAAAGAAAAACAGAAACCAGATGCTGAAAAACCCTACAAAGACACATCACCACAACCAATGCCGGTTATTGAAGAGGATGATGTTAAACAGCCAACTGATATAAAGCCCCAAATACCTATGAAACCAAAAATGCCGTCAATGGAGCATAAAATGCATGACTTTCCAAGTCCTCCGAAGATGCCGGATGATTTTAAACCGGAAGATGAATCTCTTGAAAAGCAGCAGATGATGCATTACCAGAAGCAGCCGCCATTACCCGGCATACAGCCTTATCACCATATGCCGCCGCCAATGCCTCATATGCACCCTGTGGCACCAATGCAAAATGATTGCGGATGCGGCGGGCCACAACCAATGCCTATGCCAATCCATCAGCATCCCATCCAGATGCCAATGAATCAACAGCCGATGATGGAGTCTATGCCCTATACGCAGGCACCAATGCAGCAAATGAATCAAAAGTCTATGCCAATGCATCCGGGAGATATGATGAAGTCTTCTGAACCACTGGAAATGCCGCCGAAACCGATGCTGGATCCGGGTTGTAATTCATATAATTCACCGGGAGCCATGCATCCGGCAAATATGCAGCAAGGCTTTCATTACAATCAAATGCCTCACCACCCGCACCAGCAGTTCTCCGGTGACCACATGCCAAAGCCTCCTGGTTTCCATGAAAACTTCCGTAAAGAAGAAGATGAGTCGTCAAATGAATAA
- a CDS encoding YhcN/YlaJ family sporulation lipoprotein, translating into MQKTKWMMPLILFVFIGCAQYETGEEGSSREDSNSQLINYETEQEQNERLGKNTDNPGMNNDYPENNQGEINKGDENAQSDLFTNEMSQSISTQLKQRNDIRQAQVAVTDERVVVGVMLTDQAPPDMREVVEQEVKEMVPNKEVHVYTDDIYWDRMRNKDSQLDQFNGDVREFLREFFNRDREHF; encoded by the coding sequence ATGCAGAAAACCAAATGGATGATGCCGTTAATTTTATTTGTATTTATCGGGTGTGCCCAATATGAAACAGGCGAGGAAGGAAGCTCCCGGGAAGATAGTAATTCTCAACTGATTAATTATGAAACTGAGCAGGAACAAAATGAAAGGCTTGGAAAAAACACTGATAATCCCGGGATGAATAATGATTATCCTGAGAATAATCAGGGAGAGATAAACAAAGGTGATGAGAATGCTCAAAGTGATTTGTTCACGAATGAAATGTCGCAATCAATTTCCACACAATTAAAACAGCGGAATGACATACGACAAGCTCAGGTTGCTGTTACCGATGAGCGCGTTGTAGTCGGTGTAATGCTGACCGATCAGGCACCTCCGGACATGCGAGAGGTGGTTGAACAGGAAGTGAAAGAAATGGTGCCGAATAAAGAGGTCCATGTGTATACAGATGATATATACTGGGATCGGATGCGTAATAAAGATTCTCAGCTGGACCAGTTTAATGGTGATGTTCGTGAATTTTTGCGGGAGTTTTTCAATCGGGACAGAGAACATTTTTAG